Proteins co-encoded in one Saprospira grandis genomic window:
- the pdhA gene encoding pyruvate dehydrogenase (acetyl-transferring) E1 component subunit alpha: MAKRKKKPAFSKEQYLSWYELMYLTRKFEEQCNIVYYQKKIRGFLHLCIGQEAIYAAMQSACRKEDSWITAYRVHGMALAAGISANETMAELYGKATGNVKGKGGSMHFFNAERNFYGGHGIVGGQIGLGAGLAFADKYKGNDNVTLALFGDGASRQGILHESFNMAMTWKLPVLFICENNKYAMGTSVERTSNVTNLHLLGESYKMPNKAINGMDVEVLHNELSEAIDYIRQGNGPMLLEIETYRYKGHSMSDPAKYRTKDEEKEYKEKDPIGRVEHTLLENKMITEEELKEIQNRLKEEVKAAVQFAEESPLPQPEQLYEDMYIQEDYPFIKD, from the coding sequence ATGGCTAAGCGCAAAAAAAAGCCTGCATTTTCAAAAGAACAGTACCTCTCTTGGTACGAATTGATGTATCTCACACGCAAATTTGAAGAGCAGTGTAATATTGTATACTATCAGAAAAAAATCCGTGGATTCCTCCACCTCTGTATTGGCCAAGAAGCCATCTACGCCGCTATGCAGTCTGCCTGCCGCAAAGAAGACTCTTGGATTACCGCCTACCGCGTACACGGTATGGCCCTAGCCGCTGGCATCTCCGCCAACGAAACTATGGCCGAACTCTACGGTAAAGCTACCGGCAATGTGAAAGGTAAAGGAGGCTCTATGCACTTCTTTAATGCCGAACGCAATTTTTATGGCGGCCACGGTATCGTCGGTGGCCAAATTGGCCTCGGTGCCGGACTCGCCTTTGCCGATAAGTATAAAGGCAATGATAATGTGACCCTCGCCCTCTTCGGCGATGGCGCCTCTCGCCAAGGTATCCTGCACGAGAGCTTTAATATGGCCATGACCTGGAAACTTCCCGTGCTCTTTATTTGCGAAAATAACAAGTACGCTATGGGTACCTCTGTAGAACGTACCTCTAATGTGACCAATCTCCACCTCTTGGGCGAAAGCTACAAAATGCCCAATAAAGCCATTAACGGCATGGATGTGGAAGTGCTCCACAACGAATTGAGCGAGGCCATCGACTATATCCGCCAAGGTAACGGCCCTATGCTGCTCGAAATCGAAACTTACCGCTACAAAGGCCACTCTATGTCTGATCCCGCTAAATACCGGACCAAAGACGAAGAGAAAGAATATAAGGAGAAAGACCCCATCGGCCGCGTAGAACATACACTCCTAGAAAATAAAATGATTACAGAGGAAGAATTGAAGGAAATTCAAAATCGCCTCAAGGAGGAAGTCAAGGCCGCTGTTCAGTTTGCAGAGGAGTCTCCCCTCCCCCAGCCCGAACAGTTGTACGAGGATATGTACATCCAAGAAGATTACCCTTTTATTAAGGACTAA
- a CDS encoding GPW/gp25 family protein: MSDDIQKSFLGSGWSFPPRFSDSTRGIVMSQDEEDIKESLNILLSTLPGERIMNPSYGCDIHSQAFQSINNATRIRIQDLITTAILYHEPRIRLISVDVDESEQLRGRVNVNVVYEIKGVNARNNMVYPFYLAEGTEL, encoded by the coding sequence ATGTCAGACGATATCCAAAAATCATTTTTAGGCTCAGGCTGGAGCTTCCCGCCCCGCTTTAGCGACTCTACCCGCGGAATTGTGATGTCTCAAGATGAAGAAGATATTAAGGAATCCCTTAATATTCTTCTCTCTACTCTCCCCGGCGAACGAATCATGAACCCTAGCTATGGTTGCGATATCCATAGCCAAGCTTTTCAAAGTATCAATAACGCTACCCGAATTCGAATTCAAGATCTCATCACTACCGCTATTCTCTACCACGAACCCCGTATCCGCCTCATCTCTGTAGATGTAGACGAAAGCGAGCAGCTCCGTGGCCGAGTTAATGTTAATGTGGTCTATGAAATTAAGGGCGTGAATGCTCGTAATAATATGGTCTATCCCTTCTATCTCGCAGAAGGTACCGAACTCTAG
- a CDS encoding PAAR domain-containing protein: MGMPSARIGDMHVCPAVCPGPSPHVGGPIVSGAGTVMVTGIPAARLGDSAVCACAGDSIASGSGTVMIEGKPAARIGDSCGHGGAVVAGAPTVLIG, from the coding sequence ATGGGAATGCCCTCTGCTCGAATTGGCGATATGCACGTTTGCCCCGCCGTTTGCCCCGGTCCTTCACCTCATGTGGGTGGACCCATTGTTAGCGGTGCCGGTACCGTCATGGTTACCGGAATTCCTGCTGCCCGCCTTGGCGATTCTGCCGTCTGTGCTTGCGCAGGCGATTCGATTGCCTCTGGCTCTGGAACGGTCATGATTGAGGGGAAACCCGCTGCCCGTATTGGCGACTCTTGTGGCCATGGCGGTGCTGTAGTTGCTGGTGCTCCTACTGTATTGATTGGGTAG
- the vgrG gene encoding type VI secretion system tip protein VgrG has translation MADSPVKGMGEGYLSVLVLIDGTEVPKTMVVESVDIVKELNKIPYARITLKDGDTREQKFPTSEDAMFEPGKEVEVKAGYGPGKEETLYKGILVEHGIKQSNYSGAALVLKCKDEALKLTVGRKNKVFYDQADSDIISAVVSEAGLSADVEGTSGTHKKLIQYWSTDWDFIQSRADVNSLVTIINDGEITIKKPTVSEKSELVISYGNDLVEMDMNIDSTYQYTEVGATCWSHTDLAIVTADGAKPSVNAQGDLDPGKLGAVIEPKNTVKTTPPVTKDVIQSWADSVYQRGHLSRIRGSLKFYGSAKAELGKTIELFGFGTRFVGDAYVSRIRHTVMKGQWLTEVGLGMDPQPYMEANITASSRPAGGMLPAIHGLQHGVVKQIDSDPDGEFRVLINIPIIDDQAGEGVWARMAHYYATEDCGFVFYPEVGDEVVVGFFNSDPTYPVILGSMYSSGRGITTEETHIPADPNIFKAISINKGKTRIELQDDPGKNIVKIITEDKMIIELNDDEDTILIEDPVNVNKMLMDKNGILFETDGDFVVKAKKNIKMEADINIETKSKSDTKMEAVANFSIKALAVKGEGSTTMELKGSASAKLEGGGLCEVKGGVVKIN, from the coding sequence ATGGCAGATTCTCCAGTAAAAGGCATGGGCGAAGGCTATCTGTCGGTACTTGTACTGATTGATGGAACTGAGGTGCCTAAAACAATGGTCGTGGAGAGTGTAGATATTGTTAAGGAGCTGAATAAAATTCCTTATGCTCGTATTACACTCAAGGACGGAGATACTCGGGAGCAAAAGTTTCCTACCTCTGAAGATGCCATGTTTGAGCCGGGCAAGGAGGTAGAAGTGAAAGCGGGATATGGCCCAGGTAAGGAGGAAACTCTTTATAAGGGGATCTTGGTGGAGCACGGTATTAAGCAGTCTAATTATAGTGGTGCCGCTTTGGTACTCAAGTGTAAGGATGAGGCGCTCAAGCTAACGGTTGGCCGTAAAAACAAGGTGTTTTATGATCAGGCCGACTCGGATATTATTTCGGCTGTGGTGAGTGAAGCTGGACTTTCTGCAGATGTGGAAGGGACTTCGGGCACACACAAAAAACTGATTCAGTATTGGAGTACGGACTGGGATTTTATTCAGTCTCGGGCCGATGTGAATAGCTTGGTGACCATTATCAATGATGGCGAAATTACGATTAAGAAACCTACGGTGAGCGAAAAGTCTGAACTGGTCATTTCTTATGGAAATGATTTGGTGGAGATGGATATGAATATCGATTCGACTTACCAATATACGGAGGTGGGCGCTACTTGTTGGAGCCATACCGATTTGGCCATTGTTACGGCCGATGGGGCCAAACCTTCTGTAAATGCTCAGGGCGATTTGGATCCTGGAAAGCTGGGCGCAGTGATTGAACCGAAGAATACGGTCAAAACAACTCCGCCGGTCACTAAGGATGTGATCCAGTCTTGGGCCGATTCGGTTTACCAAAGAGGACATCTTTCTCGCATCCGAGGGAGCCTCAAATTTTATGGTTCTGCTAAGGCGGAATTGGGTAAAACGATTGAGCTATTTGGCTTTGGAACTCGCTTTGTTGGCGATGCTTATGTTAGCCGAATTCGCCATACGGTCATGAAAGGCCAATGGTTGACCGAGGTGGGCTTGGGCATGGATCCCCAACCTTATATGGAAGCTAATATTACGGCTAGCTCTCGGCCCGCAGGCGGAATGTTGCCCGCTATTCATGGGCTTCAGCATGGGGTGGTCAAGCAAATTGACTCGGATCCCGATGGCGAATTCCGCGTCCTCATCAATATCCCTATTATTGATGACCAAGCTGGAGAGGGCGTTTGGGCCCGTATGGCGCATTATTATGCTACCGAAGATTGCGGTTTTGTTTTCTATCCCGAAGTAGGGGATGAGGTGGTGGTTGGCTTTTTCAACTCAGACCCCACCTATCCGGTCATTCTGGGCTCTATGTATAGTAGCGGCAGAGGAATCACGACCGAGGAAACGCATATTCCCGCAGACCCCAACATCTTTAAGGCGATTTCTATCAATAAGGGGAAAACCCGGATTGAACTTCAGGATGATCCAGGCAAAAATATTGTCAAGATCATTACGGAAGATAAGATGATTATCGAGCTCAATGATGATGAAGATACGATCCTGATTGAAGACCCCGTAAACGTCAACAAAATGTTGATGGATAAGAACGGGATTCTCTTCGAGACCGATGGCGACTTTGTCGTTAAAGCCAAGAAAAATATTAAAATGGAGGCCGACATTAACATCGAGACTAAATCAAAGTCCGATACCAAAATGGAGGCGGTCGCCAACTTCTCTATTAAGGCCCTAGCCGTTAAAGGGGAAGGCTCTACCACTATGGAACTCAAGGGTTCTGCCTCGGCCAAATTGGAAGGGGGCGGACTTTGCGAAGTCAAAGGTGGTGTAGTAAAGATTAATTAA
- a CDS encoding DUF5908 family protein gives MAVTVKEMNVNTNVNAENGGGKGQGKGDGKEQGKGMTEKDKEILIQEAVRRAMEAWEYKMNR, from the coding sequence ATGGCAGTAACAGTAAAAGAAATGAATGTCAACACTAATGTGAATGCAGAAAATGGTGGGGGCAAAGGTCAGGGAAAAGGAGATGGAAAGGAACAGGGGAAAGGCATGACCGAAAAAGATAAAGAAATCTTGATTCAGGAAGCGGTGCGCCGAGCAATGGAAGCTTGGGAGTACAAAATGAATCGATAG
- a CDS encoding phage tail protein, whose product MNNTISPFERFLDEVMKEDEKTTSPIPAFYFDVQMYDQKHEGNSFLAGVAKGAVDTFVGGMIGGMMKKAINKIDGGGANGLPTPGDTNIHNSFIEVSGLEIGLEGKKTYNEGGYNYPIDLPDKMKNSAITLKRLVRPDVIKSSDPWTKWCEESFEAMASWNEQIKLKGVQVNVMHPNLTKSGKPQILISMEFNFAYPSKMSLSSLNSTSEDLLVQEIELSYAFSKVVAH is encoded by the coding sequence ATGAATAATACCATTAGCCCATTTGAGCGCTTCTTAGATGAAGTCATGAAAGAGGACGAAAAAACGACCTCGCCCATTCCTGCCTTTTATTTTGATGTGCAGATGTATGATCAGAAGCATGAAGGGAATAGCTTTTTGGCGGGAGTTGCTAAAGGGGCTGTAGATACCTTTGTAGGAGGAATGATTGGAGGAATGATGAAAAAGGCAATCAATAAGATAGACGGTGGCGGAGCCAATGGCTTACCTACTCCTGGCGATACCAATATTCATAACTCCTTTATTGAGGTGAGTGGTTTGGAGATTGGTTTGGAGGGAAAGAAGACGTATAATGAGGGGGGATATAATTATCCAATTGACTTACCCGATAAAATGAAAAACTCGGCCATTACGCTAAAGCGCTTGGTGCGCCCAGATGTCATTAAAAGCTCGGATCCTTGGACCAAATGGTGTGAAGAAAGTTTTGAGGCCATGGCTTCTTGGAATGAGCAGATTAAGCTCAAGGGGGTACAGGTAAATGTAATGCACCCAAACTTGACAAAATCTGGAAAGCCGCAAATTTTGATTTCTATGGAGTTTAATTTTGCTTATCCCTCTAAAATGAGCTTGAGCTCGCTCAACTCTACTTCAGAGGATTTGCTGGTCCAAGAAATTGAACTTTCTTACGCTTTCTCTAAGGTGGTGGCCCATTAA
- a CDS encoding phage tail protein has protein sequence MSSDSTMTWPLTRFSFRVFIGPIEMSFQTVDGLEAEIGVIEYRDGNSPFFGKERMPGMLQYSRITLKKGSFSQDDQMSRLFDQVAVSREYTSRRTIEIHLLDHNMETQFIWRLEKAFITKYIPSNFDAESENEVAVEEMEFAFRHFETEVGG, from the coding sequence ATGAGTTCAGATTCCACAATGACTTGGCCCCTAACGCGCTTTAGCTTTCGGGTGTTTATTGGTCCAATTGAAATGTCTTTTCAAACTGTAGATGGCTTGGAGGCAGAAATTGGGGTGATTGAGTACCGAGATGGTAATTCTCCCTTTTTTGGAAAGGAGCGCATGCCTGGTATGTTACAATACAGCCGCATTACCCTTAAAAAAGGATCGTTTTCTCAAGATGATCAAATGAGCCGATTGTTTGACCAGGTGGCGGTGAGTCGAGAGTATACTTCTCGCCGAACTATTGAAATCCACCTTTTGGACCACAATATGGAGACGCAGTTTATCTGGCGACTCGAAAAGGCCTTTATCACAAAATATATTCCCTCTAACTTTGATGCCGAATCTGAAAATGAGGTGGCAGTAGAAGAAATGGAGTTTGCCTTCCGTCATTTTGAAACGGAGGTGGGCGGTTAG
- a CDS encoding phage tail protein, with product MSATTEWPLPKFYFSIEIDNIPNTLGFQTIEGLETEISVMEYRAGNSTNFYKTKRPGLMSYSNITLKKGTFQSDDYLYQWYKELSVDHQHTERRTVIIHLMNEADEIVFTWTLLNAFVTKFTPTPFDAEADSEVAIEELEFCCEEWTMETA from the coding sequence ATGTCTGCAACAACAGAATGGCCACTGCCTAAGTTTTATTTCTCTATCGAGATTGACAATATCCCCAACACTTTGGGCTTCCAGACAATCGAAGGTCTTGAGACTGAGATTTCTGTAATGGAGTACCGCGCAGGTAACTCTACCAACTTCTACAAGACTAAGCGTCCCGGTTTGATGTCTTATAGCAACATCACCTTGAAGAAGGGTACTTTCCAGAGCGATGACTACCTCTATCAGTGGTACAAAGAGCTTTCAGTTGACCACCAACACACTGAGCGCCGCACTGTAATCATTCACTTGATGAATGAAGCTGATGAGATCGTTTTCACTTGGACGCTACTCAACGCTTTCGTTACTAAGTTTACTCCTACTCCTTTTGACGCAGAAGCTGACTCTGAAGTCGCTATCGAAGAACTTGAGTTCTGCTGCGAAGAGTGGACTATGGAAACTGCATAA
- a CDS encoding phage tail sheath family protein: MAKQYATPGVYIEEKSAFSNSVVAVGTAIPAFIGHTEKAAAGKRDLTNTPMRITSLVEYLSYFGGAPKTTFNVDAEGDNYTVSVDGGNYMLFRSLQMFYANGGGTCYIVSVGGYNDDVSPKTLVGAENGGGITALLKEQEPTLLVVPDAISLEEGDCATVQQAMLKHCGADTRSRFAILDVWNGNESRSMLDDDVVTRAREAYGNNFLDFGAAYYPWLKATVVQADEFDYTNVANLEGFVELLNKEVDDNVAAGFVKAEKGELIKAEIAKMADADANVTAVHNIMKAVSPVYNDVLGQMRDMLNVLPPSGAVAGLYSLVDSTVGVFKAPANVSVSSVTGPTVNISATEQEDLNLPLSGKAINAIRPFVGKGTLVWGARTLDGNSQDWRYINVRRTMIMLEQSVKFACEPFVFRPNDANTWIAVKSMIGSFLRSQWQAGALVGATEDQAFQVEVGLGTTMTPQDILDGYMKVSVKVAISRPAEFIVITFQQKMPGGAE, from the coding sequence ATGGCAAAACAGTATGCAACACCAGGCGTTTATATCGAAGAAAAAAGCGCCTTTTCGAATTCTGTTGTAGCAGTAGGAACTGCTATCCCTGCTTTCATTGGCCACACTGAGAAAGCCGCTGCTGGTAAGCGCGACTTGACCAACACGCCAATGCGCATTACTTCTTTGGTTGAGTACCTATCTTATTTCGGTGGTGCTCCCAAAACTACTTTCAACGTTGATGCTGAAGGCGACAACTACACCGTTTCTGTTGATGGCGGTAACTACATGTTGTTCCGTAGCCTTCAAATGTTCTACGCTAACGGCGGTGGAACTTGCTACATCGTTTCTGTTGGTGGATACAACGACGACGTTTCTCCCAAGACCCTAGTGGGTGCTGAGAACGGCGGTGGTATCACTGCTTTGTTGAAGGAGCAAGAGCCTACTTTGCTTGTAGTTCCCGATGCTATCTCTTTGGAAGAAGGTGACTGTGCTACTGTACAGCAAGCTATGTTGAAGCACTGTGGTGCTGATACTCGCAGCCGCTTCGCTATCCTTGACGTATGGAACGGTAACGAATCTCGCAGCATGCTAGATGATGATGTTGTAACTCGCGCTCGTGAGGCTTATGGCAACAACTTCCTAGACTTCGGTGCAGCTTACTACCCTTGGTTGAAAGCTACTGTTGTTCAAGCTGATGAGTTTGACTACACTAACGTTGCTAACCTAGAAGGTTTCGTTGAACTGCTTAACAAAGAAGTAGATGACAACGTAGCTGCTGGTTTCGTTAAAGCTGAAAAAGGTGAGTTGATCAAAGCTGAAATCGCTAAGATGGCTGACGCTGATGCTAACGTAACTGCTGTACACAACATCATGAAGGCTGTAAGCCCTGTATACAATGATGTATTGGGTCAAATGCGTGATATGTTGAACGTATTGCCTCCTTCTGGCGCTGTAGCTGGTCTATACTCTTTGGTAGATAGCACTGTAGGTGTATTCAAAGCTCCTGCTAACGTATCAGTTTCTTCTGTAACTGGACCTACTGTGAACATTTCTGCTACTGAGCAAGAAGACTTGAACTTGCCTTTGAGCGGTAAAGCAATCAACGCTATCCGTCCTTTCGTTGGAAAAGGTACTTTGGTATGGGGTGCTCGTACGCTAGACGGTAACAGCCAAGACTGGCGCTACATCAACGTACGTCGTACTATGATCATGTTGGAGCAGTCTGTGAAGTTCGCTTGTGAGCCCTTCGTATTCCGTCCCAATGACGCTAACACTTGGATCGCAGTTAAATCAATGATTGGTTCTTTCTTGCGTAGCCAGTGGCAAGCAGGTGCTTTGGTAGGTGCTACTGAAGATCAGGCTTTCCAAGTTGAGGTTGGTTTGGGTACAACTATGACTCCTCAGGATATCCTAGATGGTTACATGAAAGTTTCTGTGAAAGTAGCTATCTCTCGTCCTGCTGAATTCATCGTTATCACCTTCCAGCAAAAAATGCCCGGTGGTGCTGAGTAA
- a CDS encoding DUF4255 domain-containing protein: MIDKVVTAVVGELNRFLQSKHNILEDKVIISHLVNADGSMAVQEADKIVMTIINIEAERNKSSTATYQPNKRGNFTKVTPPVEVNIYMLFSAYFTNENYLEGLKFVSSVIAFFQSRQGVFNEQNTPALSGTLTRLVAEMVSPDFRDISNVWNGVGAKYLPSVLYRFKTIPIEHKKPEPEIPSIRKI; encoded by the coding sequence ATGATTGATAAAGTTGTCACGGCTGTGGTGGGCGAGCTCAACCGCTTTTTGCAGTCTAAACACAATATTTTAGAGGATAAGGTTATCATTTCGCATTTGGTAAATGCCGATGGCTCGATGGCGGTGCAAGAGGCCGATAAGATCGTGATGACGATCATTAACATTGAGGCTGAGCGGAATAAGAGCAGCACGGCGACTTACCAACCGAATAAGCGAGGGAATTTTACCAAGGTGACGCCCCCGGTTGAAGTCAATATATATATGTTGTTTTCGGCCTATTTTACCAATGAAAATTATCTGGAGGGCCTTAAGTTTGTCAGCTCGGTCATTGCTTTTTTTCAAAGCCGCCAAGGCGTTTTTAATGAGCAAAATACGCCGGCACTTTCGGGCACTCTTACGCGTTTGGTTGCCGAAATGGTATCGCCAGATTTTCGCGATATTTCTAATGTTTGGAATGGGGTAGGGGCCAAGTATTTGCCTTCGGTGCTCTATCGATTCAAAACAATTCCGATTGAGCATAAGAAGCCCGAGCCAGAAATTCCGTCTATTCGCAAGATTTAG
- a CDS encoding glycosyl hydrolase family 18 protein yields the protein MLIWTHIRTVFLLLFCSAWATTALLAQLDGSELNGTQILRPTAEDSSELRLQRLEKLREKDTIIENKVVLELSQTRFRTLARHWWGMPTETDRKVMAKGRYSRYEKPLGADEMYEQEPAVYVQSTQINSKQNLVVWGWHPAWAGDKFHNYNFGLLTHAAFYAYKLNPFTGGYEDFEAIDQFKNGDFVKTAHKDSCKAMLTLSCHRGERSEIFFTSAKVVQRNLIDSLISVLNYAGGDGVEINFEELPIEYKDDFQDFVRELSFALREENPNFTIAMSLPLRDPEKVYDLGFLQNWVDVFIVSAYNFHLRPTGVSKVPLTPLLKPEAKWKRSYMSYSENISLDSVLRTSSAIKSIDLLHTDSYKKQLLDTLNMYILRAGITNLEYNTYDLGTVLGIIRATQDLRDNPYLRRALKATACRAELAKYYAARNPINMFLFEPEQDTIQIHEFDLFSGLEGIISESDSLEESLEETIDRYVQEIGAKHSTSLVLGLPYHGAVWALEGDKGVSFEGYMAYSEIRNLARANRLKVRYDKMHNSMIGVLVDTLGNPLKEIYFDNSTSLGLKMDLALEKKMGGVAVWALSYDHGYTELWRTLEEKFAAREIWNTKLERIERYKVAKSNKIHYTIAYQIKKANGVVFSTLLAMLFFMAVGFAFSLLDWKV from the coding sequence ATGTTGATCTGGACTCATATACGGACCGTTTTTCTCCTCCTTTTCTGTTCTGCCTGGGCAACTACTGCGCTCTTGGCACAGCTAGATGGTAGTGAGCTAAACGGCACCCAAATCCTAAGACCTACAGCCGAGGACTCTTCAGAGTTGCGCTTGCAACGACTCGAAAAGCTGCGCGAGAAAGATACCATTATTGAAAATAAGGTGGTCTTGGAGCTGAGCCAAACCCGTTTCAGAACGCTAGCCCGCCATTGGTGGGGAATGCCTACGGAAACTGATCGGAAGGTAATGGCTAAGGGCCGCTACTCTCGATACGAAAAACCTTTGGGCGCTGACGAAATGTATGAGCAAGAACCTGCCGTCTATGTGCAGTCTACTCAGATTAACAGTAAACAAAATTTAGTGGTTTGGGGTTGGCATCCCGCCTGGGCTGGCGATAAGTTTCATAACTATAATTTTGGCCTGCTTACTCATGCCGCTTTTTACGCCTATAAGCTCAACCCCTTTACTGGCGGTTATGAAGATTTTGAAGCTATTGATCAGTTTAAAAATGGCGACTTTGTAAAAACAGCTCATAAAGATAGCTGTAAAGCTATGCTGACGCTTTCTTGCCATAGAGGAGAACGTAGCGAAATCTTTTTTACCTCGGCCAAGGTGGTCCAACGCAACCTAATTGATAGCCTTATTTCGGTGCTCAACTATGCAGGTGGCGATGGTGTAGAAATTAACTTTGAAGAACTCCCTATTGAGTATAAAGACGATTTTCAGGACTTTGTCCGAGAGCTTTCTTTTGCCCTAAGAGAAGAGAACCCCAATTTTACTATTGCGATGAGCTTGCCGCTACGCGATCCCGAAAAGGTCTATGACCTAGGCTTTTTGCAAAATTGGGTAGACGTTTTTATCGTCTCTGCCTATAATTTTCATCTGCGCCCCACAGGGGTAAGTAAGGTGCCCCTAACGCCCTTGCTCAAGCCAGAGGCCAAATGGAAGCGTAGCTATATGAGCTACTCAGAAAATATTAGCCTCGATTCGGTGCTCCGCACTTCTTCTGCAATTAAAAGCATTGACCTACTACATACCGATAGCTATAAGAAGCAGTTGCTCGACACCTTAAATATGTATATCCTCAGAGCTGGAATTACCAATCTGGAGTATAATACCTATGATTTGGGGACCGTTTTGGGCATTATCCGAGCGACTCAAGATTTAAGAGACAATCCTTATTTGCGCCGAGCCCTAAAAGCAACGGCCTGCCGGGCAGAGCTGGCCAAATATTATGCGGCCCGCAATCCGATCAATATGTTTTTGTTTGAGCCGGAGCAGGACACCATTCAAATTCATGAATTTGACCTTTTTTCTGGCCTAGAGGGTATTATCTCCGAATCGGATAGTCTGGAAGAGAGTCTGGAGGAAACCATTGACCGCTATGTTCAGGAAATTGGAGCCAAGCACAGTACGAGCTTGGTCCTTGGCTTGCCTTATCATGGTGCAGTTTGGGCACTAGAAGGCGATAAGGGCGTGAGCTTTGAAGGCTATATGGCCTATTCTGAAATCCGGAATCTGGCCCGGGCCAACCGCCTTAAGGTGCGCTATGATAAAATGCACAATAGTATGATTGGCGTTTTGGTAGATACTCTGGGCAACCCCTTGAAAGAAATTTACTTTGATAATTCTACGAGTTTGGGCCTAAAAATGGACCTTGCGCTAGAAAAGAAAATGGGCGGGGTGGCCGTTTGGGCTCTCAGCTATGATCATGGTTATACCGAGCTTTGGCGAACTTTAGAAGAAAAATTTGCCGCTAGAGAGATCTGGAATACTAAATTGGAGCGAATTGAACGCTATAAGGTGGCTAAGAGCAATAAAATCCATTATACGATTGCCTACCAAATTAAGAAAGCCAATGGCGTAGTCTTCTCGACCCTTTTGGCCATGCTGTTTTTTATGGCTGTGGGTTTTGCCTTCTCTTTACTAGATTGGAAGGTGTGA